Proteins from a genomic interval of Salinarchaeum sp. Harcht-Bsk1:
- a CDS encoding N-acetyltransferase, which produces MTTADARSPRSPAVARTFTDQRDRTIHLRQYERGLDPLEDFYEYFDDESRAQGIPPRSAPRRSAWIEDLLEGHNVVAWHEEPEDAPDATERIVGHAVLVPYGDAEAELAIFVRPDYQSAGIGTELVRSLLALGRSEGVERVTLVVEPSNTIAVSLYRTVGFSVTDKHRGEFQMAREL; this is translated from the coding sequence ATGACCACCGCAGACGCGCGGAGCCCGAGGTCTCCCGCCGTCGCACGCACGTTCACCGACCAGCGGGACCGCACGATACACCTCCGGCAATACGAGCGGGGGCTGGACCCGCTCGAAGACTTCTACGAGTACTTCGACGACGAGTCGCGCGCTCAGGGAATTCCGCCTCGATCCGCGCCACGGCGGAGCGCCTGGATCGAGGACCTCCTCGAAGGACACAACGTCGTCGCCTGGCACGAGGAACCGGAGGACGCACCGGATGCGACCGAGCGGATCGTCGGTCACGCGGTGCTCGTTCCCTACGGCGACGCCGAGGCCGAACTCGCGATCTTCGTCCGGCCGGACTACCAGTCCGCCGGCATCGGAACCGAACTCGTTCGGAGTCTCCTGGCGCTGGGCCGGTCGGAGGGCGTGGAGCGCGTCACGCTCGTCGTCGAACCGTCGAACACGATCGCCGTCAGCCTCTACCGGACGGTCGGCTTCTCGGTGACGGACAAGCACCGCGGCGAGTTCCAGATGGCCCGCGAACTGTAG
- a CDS encoding putative RNA uridine N3 methyltransferase has translation MHVSVLVPSSLAREAEDKREATRKLGYVARAATIYRVDRLVVFDDPAGETGSMDGGFVRTVLRYAATPPYLRKEAWGERDELEYAGVLPPLHASSRTGSGSSGPGSLRQGIVTEVGPDGRVRVNCGVQHPISLPVPHERDIGEGERVTVRVSSRRPVRAKIVDEPLPGFEVDRADLPTAIEDSRNTCRIAASRHGTPLTATRLTDLVGHLQTEGLTLALGAPERGLPEILDVDADSVDDSPSALRRAIESSGDADVDPTPGGFDCWLNTIPNQGSETVRTEEALFASLATCTLTE, from the coding sequence ATGCACGTCAGCGTACTCGTGCCGTCGTCCCTCGCCCGGGAAGCCGAGGACAAACGCGAGGCAACTCGCAAGCTCGGCTACGTCGCCCGCGCGGCGACGATCTACCGGGTGGATCGCCTGGTCGTCTTCGACGACCCGGCGGGCGAGACCGGCTCGATGGACGGCGGGTTCGTTCGCACCGTGTTGCGGTACGCCGCAACGCCCCCGTACCTCCGAAAGGAGGCCTGGGGGGAACGGGACGAACTGGAGTACGCGGGCGTCCTGCCGCCGCTCCACGCCTCTTCACGGACCGGCTCCGGATCGAGCGGTCCGGGGTCGTTGAGACAGGGTATCGTGACCGAGGTCGGACCTGATGGGCGCGTACGGGTCAATTGCGGCGTGCAACACCCGATCTCCCTGCCGGTTCCCCACGAACGGGACATCGGCGAGGGGGAGCGTGTGACCGTCAGGGTCTCTTCGCGACGACCGGTCCGCGCCAAGATCGTCGACGAGCCCCTCCCGGGCTTCGAGGTTGATCGCGCGGACCTGCCGACGGCCATCGAGGACTCCCGGAACACGTGTCGCATCGCCGCGTCCCGCCACGGGACGCCGCTGACCGCGACCCGACTGACGGACCTCGTCGGACATCTCCAAACCGAGGGGCTCACCCTCGCGCTGGGGGCGCCCGAGCGGGGGCTTCCGGAGATCCTCGACGTCGACGCCGATTCGGTCGACGACTCACCGAGTGCGCTTCGTCGCGCGATCGAGTCGTCAGGCGACGCGGACGTCGACCCCACGCCGGGTGGGTTCGACTGCTGGCTCAACACGATCCCGAACCAAGGCAGTGAGACGGTGCGAACGGAGGAGGCTCTGTTCGCGTCGCTCGCTACCTGCACGCTCACGGAGTGA
- a CDS encoding 50S ribosomal protein L3 — MPQPSRPRKGSMGFGPRKRAASEVPRFNSWPDADGQPTLQGFAGYKAGMSHVVVINDQSGSPREGMEETVPVTVVETPPMYAVALRAYEDTPYGLRPTTEVWTDDARPELERALDVPEGHDFEAQAEELRELAENGEISELRAITHTSPDELEGVPRTTPDVMETRIGGGSIADRVDHGVDLVTEGGEHSMTDVFRAGEYLDVAGVTKGKGTQGPVKRWGVQKRKGKHARQGWRRRIGNLGPWNPSRVRSTVPQQGQTGYHQRTELNKRLVDAGDDEVTPEGGFVNYGEVEGNYALVKGSLPGPDKRLLRFRPAVRPGDQPRLDPEVRHVSTASNQG, encoded by the coding sequence ATGCCACAACCCAGCCGACCACGCAAAGGCTCGATGGGGTTCGGTCCACGCAAGCGCGCGGCCTCGGAGGTCCCGCGCTTCAACTCGTGGCCGGACGCCGACGGACAGCCGACGCTGCAGGGCTTCGCCGGGTACAAGGCGGGCATGTCCCACGTCGTGGTGATCAACGACCAGTCTGGCTCCCCCCGCGAAGGGATGGAGGAGACTGTTCCGGTCACCGTCGTGGAGACGCCGCCGATGTACGCGGTCGCGCTGCGAGCGTACGAGGACACACCATACGGACTCCGTCCGACGACGGAGGTCTGGACCGACGACGCGCGCCCCGAACTCGAGCGGGCGCTCGACGTCCCCGAGGGCCACGACTTCGAGGCCCAGGCCGAGGAGCTTCGCGAGCTCGCCGAAAACGGTGAGATCAGTGAGCTGCGAGCGATCACTCACACCTCCCCTGACGAACTCGAAGGCGTCCCCCGGACGACCCCCGACGTGATGGAGACGCGGATCGGCGGCGGTTCGATCGCCGACCGCGTCGACCACGGCGTCGACCTGGTCACCGAGGGCGGCGAGCACTCGATGACCGACGTCTTCCGCGCCGGCGAGTACCTCGACGTCGCGGGCGTCACGAAGGGCAAGGGCACCCAGGGCCCCGTAAAGCGCTGGGGCGTCCAGAAGCGGAAGGGCAAGCACGCACGCCAGGGGTGGCGCCGACGCATCGGCAACCTCGGCCCGTGGAACCCTTCCCGCGTTCGCTCGACGGTCCCCCAGCAGGGACAGACGGGGTACCACCAGCGAACCGAACTGAACAAGCGCCTCGTCGACGCCGGCGACGACGAGGTCACGCCCGAGGGCGGCTTCGTCAACTACGGCGAGGTCGAGGGCAATTACGCACTGGTCAAGGGCTCGCTGCCCGGTCCGGACAAGCGGCTCCTCCGCTTCCGGCCGGCAGTCCGCCCCGGAGACCAGCCGCGCCTCGACCCCGAGGTGCGCCACGTCTCGACGGCATCCAACCAGGGATAA
- the rpl4p gene encoding 50S ribosomal protein L4 translates to MTTVHDLDGEAAGEVDLPSVFDADYRPDLIKRAVLAAQANRTQDYGADDYAGLRTPAESQGSGRGMAHVPQQNGVARRVPQTVGGRSAHPPKAEKDRGLDVNDKERQAAIRSAIAATADAERVRERGHEFDDELETPIVVDDEFEDLVKTQEVVSFLEATGLDADVERADEGRSIRAGQGTTRGRRTQEPKSILFVTSSEAGPSKAARNLAGADVATAAEVNAEDLAPGTHAGRLTVYTEAALEEVSER, encoded by the coding sequence ATGACGACAGTACACGACCTGGATGGCGAGGCCGCGGGCGAGGTCGACCTTCCGTCGGTGTTCGACGCCGACTACCGGCCCGACCTCATCAAGCGCGCCGTCCTCGCCGCACAGGCAAACCGGACGCAGGACTACGGTGCCGACGACTACGCTGGTCTCCGCACGCCCGCGGAGTCCCAGGGTAGTGGCCGCGGCATGGCTCACGTTCCCCAGCAGAACGGGGTGGCCCGCCGCGTGCCCCAGACCGTCGGTGGCCGTAGCGCACACCCGCCGAAGGCGGAGAAAGATCGCGGTCTCGACGTCAACGACAAGGAGCGCCAGGCGGCGATCCGCTCGGCCATCGCGGCCACCGCGGACGCCGAACGCGTGCGCGAGCGCGGTCACGAGTTCGACGACGAACTCGAGACCCCGATCGTCGTCGACGACGAGTTCGAGGACCTCGTCAAGACCCAGGAGGTCGTTTCTTTCCTGGAGGCGACGGGCCTCGACGCCGACGTCGAGCGCGCCGACGAGGGTCGCTCGATCCGCGCCGGCCAGGGGACGACCCGTGGCCGCCGGACGCAGGAACCCAAGTCGATCCTCTTCGTGACCTCCAGCGAGGCCGGTCCCTCGAAGGCGGCCCGCAATCTCGCGGGCGCCGACGTGGCAACCGCCGCGGAGGTCAACGCCGAGGACCTCGCACCCGGCACGCACGCCGGTCGGCTCACGGTGTACACCGAGGCCGCACTCGAGGAGGTGAGCGAGCGATGA